One window of the Peptococcaceae bacterium genome contains the following:
- a CDS encoding cupin domain-containing protein, whose protein sequence is MKKLIVRESEVEGTRREPPRVSKLLICEKTVGARQISMGTNVTEPGSRIPLHKHTDQEEAMYVVSGRGKLIAGGEEYELYPGTCIFSPIGVEHEIINTGDEPFKIVWAYAPPLPEHLKG, encoded by the coding sequence ATGAAGAAACTGATTGTCAGGGAAAGCGAAGTGGAGGGAACAAGGAGAGAACCTCCCCGCGTGTCGAAACTTCTGATTTGCGAAAAGACCGTGGGTGCAAGACAGATTTCCATGGGGACGAATGTGACGGAACCCGGGAGCAGGATCCCCCTGCACAAGCACACCGACCAGGAAGAAGCCATGTACGTGGTCTCCGGCAGGGGCAAGCTTATTGCCGGCGGGGAGGAGTATGAGCTTTATCCCGGCACCTGCATTTTTTCGCCGATCGGGGTAGAGCACGAGATTATCAACACCGGCGATGAGCCGTTCAAAATCGTGTGGGCCTACGCACCGCCCCTCCCGGAACACTTGAAAGGATGA
- a CDS encoding 4Fe-4S binding protein — MLKVDKAKCSGDAVCVSVCPVGAPKISETDGKVEIDSSLCVECYACMNTCPQEAIYEEND; from the coding sequence GTGCTCAAAGTGGATAAAGCAAAATGCAGTGGCGATGCGGTTTGCGTTTCGGTTTGCCCTGTTGGCGCCCCGAAAATCAGCGAAACCGACGGGAAAGTGGAAATTGACAGCAGTTTATGCGTAGAATGCTATGCCTGCATGAATACATGCCCTCAGGAGGCGATTTACGAAGAAAACGATTGA
- a CDS encoding DUF126 domain-containing protein → MNTGTEKIVLRGRKVIGGIAEGEALVSKKPLMGWGNVDEKRGFTTERNHPLYQVPFKGKVLVFPEPRGSGGFMGYGRTRSYGVNPAAFVYREGCALTVLAAMIANIPTVTDFDRDPIEIIETGDYVIVNGDEGIVEVFKGGLQRQT, encoded by the coding sequence ATGAATACTGGCACAGAAAAAATCGTTCTCCGCGGCAGAAAGGTGATCGGCGGTATTGCCGAAGGAGAAGCACTTGTGTCAAAAAAGCCTTTAATGGGCTGGGGAAATGTGGATGAAAAAAGAGGTTTTACGACGGAAAGAAACCACCCCTTGTACCAGGTCCCGTTTAAGGGCAAGGTTTTGGTTTTTCCTGAACCCAGAGGTTCCGGCGGCTTTATGGGGTACGGCAGGACTAGGTCTTACGGGGTCAACCCGGCTGCCTTCGTCTACAGAGAAGGATGCGCCCTGACGGTCCTTGCCGCCATGATCGCAAACATTCCGACTGTTACGGATTTTGATCGGGATCCGATAGAAATAATCGAAACCGGCGATTATGTCATTGTAAACGGCGACGAGGGAATCGTTGAGGTGTTCAAAGGCGGCCTGCAGCGGCAAACTTGA
- a CDS encoding aconitase X catalytic domain-containing protein: protein MRLTDEEKRILDGEQGYLAQKCMQFLVAYGEAAGAERLVDIDGTADLHPGLKSSWVPDYRITIEEIEEAAKRGEKFKVPTFGNKPIAPGFIVDGWENCCTWPNSDPEYHKKCLQNIKPYVQMGMIPTLSCNYYLVSSYWPTVGQHCSWGESSAIPWANAILGARTNIDGCFQTAYLGKVPAYDMHLDENRAATVLVECEAELKTDMDYDLFGWAVGEAVGLKVPAIVGIGKPTTSQLVKMNSSLNTGGEVRMYHVPGLTPEAPTLEAAFKGDKIKKRITITRSDLKRVYEMLNFASTDDVDFVYLGCPHYNIQEIQKAARLLEGKRCKTSLWVMTNPWTYKIAEAMGYKAIIERAGANFLSGTCAGEMRGEMPPAAVMATDAAKLNYYMTGHLHPRKLEVWYGTTEDCIQAAITGKWKGEWR from the coding sequence ATGCGCTTGACCGATGAAGAAAAAAGGATACTGGACGGCGAGCAGGGTTATCTGGCCCAAAAATGCATGCAGTTTCTAGTCGCCTACGGTGAAGCAGCAGGTGCGGAAAGGCTGGTTGACATCGACGGGACGGCGGACCTGCATCCCGGTTTAAAGTCTTCCTGGGTCCCAGATTACCGCATTACTATTGAAGAAATCGAGGAGGCGGCTAAAAGGGGCGAGAAATTCAAGGTACCCACTTTTGGCAATAAACCTATTGCTCCCGGCTTTATTGTCGACGGGTGGGAAAACTGCTGCACTTGGCCCAACAGCGATCCGGAATACCACAAAAAGTGCCTGCAAAACATTAAACCATATGTACAAATGGGGATGATTCCCACCCTTTCATGCAATTATTACCTGGTCAGCTCGTATTGGCCCACGGTGGGCCAGCACTGTTCGTGGGGGGAAAGCTCTGCGATCCCGTGGGCCAATGCCATACTGGGAGCCAGGACAAACATTGATGGATGTTTCCAAACCGCATACTTAGGAAAGGTTCCGGCCTATGACATGCATCTCGATGAAAACAGGGCGGCGACGGTATTGGTGGAGTGTGAGGCCGAACTAAAAACCGACATGGACTATGACCTGTTTGGCTGGGCGGTAGGGGAAGCCGTGGGTCTCAAAGTCCCGGCCATAGTCGGCATCGGCAAACCGACCACCAGCCAGCTGGTCAAAATGAACTCATCGCTGAACACCGGCGGCGAGGTACGGATGTATCACGTTCCCGGCTTGACCCCTGAAGCGCCTACCCTGGAAGCTGCGTTTAAAGGCGACAAGATAAAAAAACGAATAACTATAACCCGCAGTGATTTAAAAAGGGTTTACGAAATGCTGAACTTTGCTTCTACTGACGATGTGGACTTTGTTTACTTGGGCTGTCCCCACTACAATATTCAGGAAATCCAGAAAGCGGCGCGGCTGCTTGAGGGCAAAAGGTGCAAGACGAGTTTGTGGGTCATGACCAACCCCTGGACGTACAAAATCGCCGAGGCCATGGGGTACAAGGCCATAATCGAACGGGCGGGAGCAAATTTCCTGTCGGGTACCTGCGCTGGAGAGATGCGCGGGGAGATGCCGCCAGCCGCGGTTATGGCCACGGATGCGGCAAAACTGAATTATTACATGACCGGGCATCTTCATCCAAGAAAGCTGGAGGTCTGGTACGGAACTACGGAAGATTGCATCCAGGCGGCTATCACAGGCAAATGGAAAGGCGAATGGAGGTAA
- a CDS encoding aldehyde ferredoxin oxidoreductase family protein produces the protein MAEGTPGGYAGKILRVNLTDRTVSVEKKDEKFYRRYLGGNGFIAYFLLKEVKAGIDALGPENKLVFALGPLTGTSVIASGRNAVGAKSPLTGGIALSQVGEFWGAELKRAGYDALIVEGKADRPVYLWIKDQNVSIRDAGHLWGKTVKEVQQAIRSELGDDKIRVSLIGPGGENQVRYACIMNGCYDAAGRGGLGAVMGSKNLKAVAVRGTWTPQACCPERVAEQNKDTQHRIETSWRTMEWMKYGTGGPEIVGFEAVGNLPIRNWRDGVFPGVKNIHAGVMKDTVRIGMEGCYVCPMRCKKRIKFDDPYPVDPAYGGPEYETIASLGSNLGIDDMKAVVKGNELCNAYSLDTISVGGTIAFAMECFENGLLTVEDTGGIELTWGNAGAMLKCIELIAKKEGFGRLLAEGTLRLAQQIGKGSERFAMHVKGLEPGQHEPRLMPGFGLGFMINPHGADHCCNIMDGKYAADAGINPLKSLGYHDTVPVYDIGPRKVALFRVEHFKQVLYDSLLLCHLTGVILDYQKIAALTAAVTGWDTSAAELLRIAERILTTARLFNVREGFTAAYDILPQRYFQPKIGGVLSGKPTLDPAALEKAKKYYYTLMGWDENGVPLPEKVEELYIEL, from the coding sequence ATGGCTGAAGGAACACCGGGTGGATATGCGGGAAAGATTCTCAGGGTAAACCTGACGGACAGAACCGTCAGCGTGGAAAAGAAGGATGAGAAGTTTTACAGGAGGTACTTGGGCGGGAATGGATTCATAGCCTATTTTCTTCTTAAAGAGGTTAAAGCGGGTATAGACGCGTTGGGGCCGGAAAACAAACTGGTTTTTGCCCTGGGGCCTCTTACCGGAACATCCGTAATCGCGAGCGGGCGCAATGCCGTCGGCGCCAAATCTCCGCTGACCGGGGGCATAGCCCTTTCGCAGGTGGGCGAATTCTGGGGGGCCGAGCTTAAAAGGGCCGGGTACGATGCCCTGATTGTGGAAGGGAAGGCTGACCGGCCGGTTTACCTCTGGATAAAAGATCAAAACGTAAGCATAAGGGACGCCGGCCACCTATGGGGCAAAACCGTAAAAGAAGTGCAGCAGGCCATCCGCTCCGAACTGGGCGACGATAAGATACGCGTATCTTTGATAGGCCCCGGTGGGGAAAATCAGGTGCGGTATGCCTGCATAATGAACGGCTGTTATGATGCTGCCGGCAGAGGCGGCCTGGGTGCGGTGATGGGTTCAAAGAATCTAAAGGCGGTCGCGGTCAGAGGGACCTGGACGCCGCAGGCGTGCTGCCCGGAACGAGTTGCGGAACAAAACAAGGATACCCAACACCGGATAGAGACATCCTGGCGCACGATGGAATGGATGAAGTACGGTACCGGCGGTCCGGAAATCGTCGGTTTTGAGGCGGTCGGCAATTTGCCGATCCGCAACTGGCGGGACGGAGTATTTCCGGGGGTAAAGAACATCCATGCCGGAGTCATGAAAGATACTGTCCGGATAGGAATGGAGGGGTGTTATGTTTGCCCCATGCGTTGCAAAAAAAGGATAAAATTCGACGATCCCTATCCGGTGGATCCTGCCTATGGCGGACCCGAATATGAAACAATCGCCTCATTGGGCAGCAACCTGGGCATAGATGATATGAAGGCCGTAGTCAAAGGTAACGAACTGTGCAATGCTTACTCCCTGGACACCATTTCTGTGGGCGGAACGATAGCCTTCGCCATGGAGTGCTTTGAGAACGGATTGCTGACAGTTGAAGACACGGGCGGCATTGAACTGACATGGGGAAATGCCGGGGCGATGTTGAAATGCATTGAGCTTATCGCCAAGAAGGAGGGTTTCGGCAGGCTGCTTGCCGAAGGGACGTTAAGGCTTGCTCAGCAAATCGGGAAGGGATCGGAAAGGTTCGCTATGCACGTTAAGGGGTTGGAACCTGGGCAGCATGAACCAAGGCTCATGCCGGGCTTTGGTCTTGGCTTTATGATTAATCCGCACGGGGCCGATCACTGCTGCAATATCATGGACGGCAAGTATGCGGCGGATGCAGGGATCAACCCGCTGAAATCCTTGGGATACCATGACACAGTTCCTGTATACGATATTGGGCCCCGCAAGGTGGCTTTGTTCAGGGTGGAGCATTTCAAACAGGTGCTGTACGACAGCCTGCTGTTATGCCATCTCACGGGAGTAATCCTGGATTACCAGAAAATAGCCGCCCTTACTGCGGCCGTAACCGGCTGGGACACCAGCGCGGCGGAACTGTTGAGGATAGCTGAGCGGATACTGACAACGGCCAGGTTGTTCAATGTGCGGGAAGGATTCACCGCTGCCTACGATATATTGCCGCAGCGTTATTTCCAGCCCAAGATCGGCGGGGTGCTGTCCGGGAAGCCCACTCTCGATCCGGCAGCGCTGGAAAAGGCAAAAAAGTATTATTATACGCTGATGGGCTGGGATGAAAACGGCGTACCGCTGCCGGAAAAGGTGGAGGAACTTTACATCGAGCTATAA
- a CDS encoding MFS transporter has translation MRGQADRRKILFVTTLGALMAPYVFSSINTTLPSIGRDLSINAVLMNWIALSSVLSAAMFIIPMGKIADIYGPQRVLLIAVTVHITASFLCGVSSSAAMLIAFRALQGICGTTMMVTTTAIISSAYPPGERGQALGLNVAAIYIGLSLGPFIGGILTNNFGWRSVFFVVVPVGALMIALLLNLKQEWTVAQENRFDFKGSLIFSIGLFGLIYGLSTISSGRAGLTMVFIGLLALVVFGFYEAKTQDPVLDVRLLTSNRILLFSSLAALISYSATYAVSYMLSLYLQYIKGFPPQQAGLVLAIQPATQAFFSPLAGKLSDRAEPQKVASLGMLLTAMGLLSLSCLTPDTGQHTVLGTLFILGVGFAFFSSPNSLAIMNSVAKQHYGVASAIIAVSRSIGQTLSMGITTLTMAYYLGKAHIDPLNYHKLLMSLRASFTILSVLCGLGIFASLARGKTRSTANMQGKE, from the coding sequence ATGAGAGGGCAAGCAGACCGGAGAAAAATCCTATTTGTTACAACCCTGGGAGCATTAATGGCTCCCTATGTCTTCTCTTCGATAAACACCACCTTGCCGTCAATAGGGCGCGATCTGTCGATTAATGCCGTGCTGATGAACTGGATTGCCCTGTCCAGCGTGCTGTCGGCAGCCATGTTCATTATTCCGATGGGTAAAATTGCCGACATATACGGTCCACAACGGGTTTTATTAATCGCGGTAACAGTGCATATCACAGCCTCGTTTTTGTGCGGCGTTTCTTCTTCGGCGGCGATGCTGATCGCTTTTCGAGCGTTGCAGGGGATCTGCGGAACCACGATGATGGTTACTACCACCGCAATCATATCGTCAGCCTATCCGCCGGGTGAAAGGGGGCAGGCGCTCGGTCTGAACGTGGCAGCGATTTATATAGGTTTATCCCTGGGTCCTTTTATTGGAGGCATCCTTACGAATAATTTCGGCTGGCGAAGCGTCTTTTTTGTGGTGGTGCCCGTCGGGGCGCTAATGATCGCCCTCCTGCTAAACCTTAAACAGGAATGGACAGTCGCACAAGAAAACAGGTTCGATTTCAAGGGTTCGTTGATTTTCTCCATAGGGCTTTTCGGCCTTATTTACGGACTGTCCACAATCAGCAGCGGCCGGGCTGGCCTGACCATGGTATTCATTGGTTTGCTTGCTCTGGTTGTGTTTGGTTTCTATGAGGCAAAAACTCAAGACCCGGTACTGGACGTCAGGTTGTTAACAAGCAACAGGATCCTCTTGTTCTCCTCGTTGGCCGCGCTAATAAGCTACAGCGCCACTTACGCCGTCAGCTACATGTTGAGCCTGTATTTACAGTACATAAAAGGGTTCCCGCCGCAGCAGGCCGGCCTCGTGCTTGCCATACAGCCGGCCACGCAGGCCTTTTTTTCCCCGCTGGCCGGCAAATTGTCCGACCGGGCTGAACCGCAGAAGGTCGCTTCCCTGGGTATGCTGCTAACGGCAATGGGGCTGCTGTCCCTTTCCTGTTTAACGCCGGATACCGGGCAGCATACTGTTTTAGGAACTTTGTTTATTTTGGGCGTTGGCTTTGCCTTTTTCTCTTCTCCAAACTCGCTGGCAATAATGAATTCCGTAGCCAAACAACATTACGGCGTGGCCTCAGCCATTATTGCCGTCTCACGTTCGATCGGGCAGACGTTGAGCATGGGCATTACAACCTTGACCATGGCTTATTATCTGGGAAAAGCGCATATCGACCCGTTAAATTACCATAAGCTGCTCATGAGCCTGCGTGCATCGTTCACCATTCTATCTGTCCTTTGCGGTCTGGGCATTTTCGCTTCACTCGCCAGGGGTAAAACGCGCAGCACGGCAAACATGCAAGGCAAGGAATGA
- a CDS encoding iron-containing alcohol dehydrogenase produces the protein MYKRFSFSMRGEVTFGAGCMKELPAKVSARHLKRVLLMADPALEQQRKNVERMLSGNGIDFTVFIDIEADPSTRTVAKAVKCFTENQCEGIVALGGGSAMDAAKAAALVAINGGKIEDYERPNNQCQVAPIFAIPTTAGTGSEVSRVAVITDNNKFKMVIGGNNLVPEYALLDPEAITTLPASITASSGMDALIHAVEAYLSLTGNVFTDCMAEKALQLIGRSLRAFVANRRNLEAAEDMLLGSMFAGVAQSLARPGNTHALSHALSGLFHIPHGVANAVLFPHVLEFNALSDTGKYKKIYSLIKPGAASGNRFEPEMLIDEARKLNKELGIPNNLSELGVTKDDIPRLLADTLRSTLFEINPRQTTPQDVEQLYLRAL, from the coding sequence ATGTATAAACGTTTTTCGTTCAGCATGAGGGGAGAAGTGACGTTCGGCGCCGGCTGCATGAAGGAATTGCCCGCAAAGGTAAGCGCCAGGCACCTGAAAAGGGTTCTGCTCATGGCCGATCCGGCTCTGGAACAGCAAAGAAAAAACGTGGAAAGAATGTTAAGCGGGAACGGCATAGATTTCACTGTTTTTATTGACATCGAAGCCGACCCCTCCACAAGAACCGTGGCCAAAGCTGTCAAATGTTTTACTGAAAACCAATGCGAAGGAATTGTGGCTTTGGGCGGTGGCAGCGCAATGGATGCGGCCAAGGCTGCAGCCTTAGTTGCTATCAATGGGGGAAAGATTGAAGATTACGAAAGGCCAAACAACCAGTGCCAGGTGGCACCTATTTTTGCCATACCCACTACGGCCGGAACAGGGAGCGAAGTATCACGGGTTGCGGTTATTACTGACAATAATAAATTCAAAATGGTTATTGGAGGAAATAACCTGGTGCCGGAGTACGCACTCTTAGATCCGGAGGCAATCACAACATTGCCGGCCTCGATTACGGCTTCATCGGGAATGGACGCCCTGATCCATGCGGTTGAAGCCTATCTTTCGTTGACCGGCAATGTTTTTACGGACTGCATGGCGGAAAAAGCCCTGCAACTGATTGGGAGGAGCCTTCGTGCCTTTGTGGCCAACCGGAGGAATCTGGAGGCAGCGGAGGACATGCTTCTGGGAAGTATGTTTGCGGGAGTGGCTCAGTCCCTGGCACGCCCCGGCAACACTCATGCCTTGTCTCATGCTTTGAGCGGCCTGTTCCATATCCCCCACGGAGTGGCCAACGCCGTGCTCTTCCCGCATGTGTTGGAATTCAACGCACTGTCTGATACCGGAAAATACAAAAAGATTTACAGCCTAATTAAACCAGGGGCAGCCAGCGGCAACAGATTTGAACCTGAAATGCTGATCGATGAAGCGAGAAAGCTGAACAAAGAGCTCGGGATACCCAATAATCTCTCAGAGTTGGGAGTAACCAAAGACGATATACCGCGTTTGCTTGCCGACACCTTGCGCAGCACCCTTTTTGAGATAAATCCAAGGCAAACCACGCCCCAAGACGTGGAGCAACTTTATCTGCGCGCTTTGTAA